One Thalassospira marina DNA window includes the following coding sequences:
- a CDS encoding MFS transporter: protein MPTPYPTPRQPDMPEAQNPTEPDAHAPGNLGGEAPSQTAFATGPGASPTGWRNNPEVLLILMAAAMPLSFSTWMALLNNFSVEMADFTGREIGILQSLREIPGFLAFTAIFALLIFREQTFAVISLLVLGLGVAISGYFPTVIGLYCTTVLMSIGFHYFETMQQALSLQWVAKDRTAMVMGRQLSAKSIASLFMFGGVWILMEIFQMPYRGVYVVGGALTVILAIIAWMVFPKFKDAHPQTRKLILRRRYWLYYALTFMAGARRQIFTVFAGFLMVEKFGYDVGTITILYLLNHAINMVLAPKIGRLIGKWGERRALIVEYCGLFIVFTSYAFVQNAHIAAGLYVVDHMFFAMAIAMKTYFQKIADPRDISSTAGVSFTINHIAAVFLPAAFGLLWLVSPSAVFLTGAVLALGSLILSLNVPNDPRPGNEVVFGGSEDGAAIGQAAR from the coding sequence ATGCCTACTCCTTACCCGACACCGCGGCAGCCCGATATGCCCGAAGCCCAAAACCCGACCGAGCCGGATGCCCACGCACCGGGTAATCTGGGCGGTGAAGCCCCCAGCCAGACGGCCTTTGCCACTGGCCCCGGCGCAAGCCCGACGGGATGGCGCAATAACCCGGAAGTTCTGCTGATCCTGATGGCAGCGGCAATGCCGCTTTCATTTTCGACCTGGATGGCGCTTTTGAATAATTTTTCGGTCGAAATGGCCGATTTTACCGGGCGTGAAATTGGCATTTTGCAGTCCCTGCGCGAAATTCCCGGCTTCTTGGCCTTTACCGCCATTTTCGCCCTGCTGATTTTCCGTGAACAGACCTTTGCGGTCATTTCCCTGCTGGTCCTGGGCCTTGGCGTGGCAATCAGCGGCTATTTCCCCACCGTGATCGGGCTTTATTGCACGACGGTCCTGATGTCGATTGGCTTTCACTATTTTGAAACCATGCAACAGGCGCTATCCCTGCAATGGGTGGCAAAGGACCGAACGGCGATGGTGATGGGGCGGCAGCTTTCGGCAAAGTCGATTGCGTCGCTTTTCATGTTTGGCGGTGTCTGGATTTTGATGGAAATTTTCCAGATGCCCTATCGCGGGGTTTATGTGGTGGGCGGTGCGCTGACCGTTATTCTGGCCATCATCGCCTGGATGGTGTTCCCCAAATTCAAGGATGCCCATCCGCAAACACGCAAGCTGATCCTGCGTCGCCGTTACTGGCTGTATTACGCGCTGACCTTCATGGCCGGGGCACGCCGCCAGATATTTACCGTTTTCGCTGGTTTTCTGATGGTGGAAAAGTTTGGCTATGACGTGGGCACCATCACCATTCTTTACCTGCTTAACCATGCCATCAATATGGTGTTGGCACCGAAAATTGGCCGCCTGATTGGCAAATGGGGCGAACGGCGAGCATTGATTGTTGAATATTGCGGGCTGTTTATCGTCTTTACATCCTATGCCTTTGTGCAGAATGCCCATATCGCTGCCGGGCTTTATGTGGTGGACCACATGTTCTTTGCCATGGCGATTGCGATGAAAACCTATTTCCAGAAAATCGCCGACCCGCGCGATATTTCCTCGACGGCGGGGGTCAGCTTTACCATCAACCATATTGCGGCTGTGTTTTTACCTGCAGCATTTGGTTTGTTGTGGCTGGTGTCGCCCAGTGCAGTGTTCCTGACCGGGGCGGTGCTGGCGCTTGGTTCGCTTATCCTGTCGCTGAACGTACCCAATGACCCGCGACCGGGTAACGAAGTGGTTTTTGGTGGCAGCGAAGATGGTGCCGCCATTGGGCAGGCTGCTCGGTAA
- a CDS encoding AraC family transcriptional regulator, whose translation MLRPENSPPPRPRPDELPRPVYVRISDVPAGHCVGMHHHDWYQLIYSIEGTMTVTTEAGIWVVPPQRAVWVPPGLDHAVAHATFCRSRHVYISRHAPTTLIDRCIVLEVSPLLRELIRAATQIPIEYDEEGSEGRLIQVLLDQLAAQAHTNNLHLPAPKDTRLSRICQQLQTDPADNRTLEEWSRDCGASSRTLARLFLRETGMPFREWRQKLRLLYALEKLAHHRPVTEIALDLGYDNTSAFIAMFRKATGKTPGTYFNTPL comes from the coding sequence ATGCTAAGACCGGAAAATTCACCGCCGCCACGCCCCCGGCCCGATGAACTGCCCCGCCCGGTTTATGTCCGCATCAGCGACGTTCCCGCTGGCCATTGCGTGGGCATGCATCATCATGACTGGTATCAGCTGATCTATTCCATCGAAGGCACCATGACCGTCACGACCGAGGCCGGCATCTGGGTGGTGCCGCCCCAGCGCGCGGTATGGGTGCCGCCCGGGCTTGACCATGCGGTTGCCCATGCCACCTTTTGCCGGTCACGCCATGTCTATATTTCGCGCCATGCACCAACAACCCTGATCGACCGGTGCATCGTGCTGGAAGTCAGCCCGCTCCTGCGGGAACTGATCCGTGCGGCAACGCAAATTCCCATTGAATATGACGAAGAAGGCAGCGAAGGCCGCCTGATCCAGGTGCTGCTCGATCAGCTTGCCGCACAGGCCCATACCAACAACCTGCATCTGCCCGCCCCCAAGGACACGCGGCTATCGCGCATTTGCCAGCAATTGCAAACCGACCCCGCCGATAACCGCACCCTTGAAGAATGGTCACGCGACTGCGGGGCATCTTCCCGTACACTTGCCCGCCTGTTTTTACGCGAAACCGGTATGCCCTTTCGCGAATGGCGGCAAAAATTACGGCTGCTCTATGCCTTGGAAAAACTCGCCCATCACCGGCCGGTCACCGAAATTGCGCTGGACCTTGGCTATGACAATACCTCGGCCTTCATCGCCATGTTTCGCAAGGCAACCGGCAAAACACCGGGCACCTATTTCAATACGCCGCTGTGA
- a CDS encoding DUF4347 domain-containing protein produces MSASVRKTGFGARQGRAACLVFIDQSLADIEAIVWRYAGIAEIFMIGGAQDGLAVIGNVLGQREHVQTVHVFGRACNHGMFLGMSMLDAACLRRHPEPFRRWRDGLANDAFFFFHGCAVTDLAFDQVLAATLEAFTGALVNVGKDRPRGVRPPRLGEINEIDEGDDYDALMPRVERRSGQDRRAAGRWRS; encoded by the coding sequence TTGTCGGCTTCAGTACGCAAGACCGGATTTGGGGCGCGTCAGGGACGTGCGGCCTGTCTTGTTTTCATTGATCAGTCGCTTGCTGACATTGAAGCCATTGTCTGGCGCTATGCCGGAATTGCCGAAATTTTCATGATTGGTGGCGCACAGGATGGCCTTGCCGTGATCGGCAATGTTCTGGGCCAGCGCGAACATGTGCAAACGGTGCATGTTTTTGGCCGTGCGTGTAATCACGGCATGTTTCTGGGCATGTCGATGCTTGATGCGGCCTGTCTGCGACGCCACCCGGAACCGTTCCGCCGCTGGCGCGACGGGCTGGCCAATGACGCCTTTTTCTTTTTCCATGGCTGTGCTGTTACCGATCTTGCCTTTGACCAGGTTCTGGCCGCAACGCTGGAAGCCTTTACCGGCGCGCTGGTCAATGTTGGCAAAGACCGTCCGCGCGGTGTGCGCCCGCCCCGTTTGGGCGAGATCAATGAAATTGACGAGGGCGATGACTATGATGCCCTTATGCCCAGGGTCGAGCGGCGCTCCGGTCAGGATCGCAGGGCCGCAGGACGATGGCGCAGTTAA
- a CDS encoding ketopantoate reductase family protein, whose protein sequence is MKIAVMGAGAVGCYYGARLAQHGHDVVLIGRPQHVQAINKNGLVFESAGTVLNIALSASIDPTAVAGADIVLFCVKSTDTQSAGEAMAPHLSPDAIVLSLQNGVDNAERLGTVIGRNVLPAVVYVAVGMAGAGHVAHFGRGELVIGPGAQSEKVASILRPAAIPVDISENAAGALWAKMILNCAYNALSAVSRLPYGELAKGEGVMTVIENVVAECLAVANAINVVVPGDVQAAVAGIIKTMPAQYSSTAQDLMRGKPSEIDYLNGYIVRKGGALGIATPANQVLYTMVKLLEMRPGQEGTV, encoded by the coding sequence ATGAAAATCGCAGTGATGGGTGCGGGTGCCGTTGGCTGCTATTACGGTGCCAGGCTGGCACAGCATGGTCATGATGTAGTTTTGATCGGCCGACCCCAGCATGTTCAGGCCATCAATAAAAACGGTCTTGTGTTTGAAAGTGCCGGTACGGTTTTGAATATCGCGCTTTCTGCCAGTATTGATCCGACGGCTGTTGCCGGGGCGGATATTGTGCTGTTTTGTGTGAAATCAACCGATACCCAAAGTGCAGGCGAAGCCATGGCACCGCACCTTTCGCCGGACGCGATTGTGCTAAGCCTGCAAAACGGGGTTGATAATGCTGAGCGGCTGGGCACCGTCATCGGGCGCAATGTGTTGCCTGCCGTTGTATATGTTGCGGTGGGCATGGCAGGGGCCGGGCATGTTGCGCATTTTGGCCGGGGTGAACTTGTGATTGGCCCTGGTGCGCAAAGTGAAAAGGTTGCCAGTATTTTACGCCCGGCCGCAATCCCGGTTGATATTTCGGAAAATGCCGCCGGGGCCCTGTGGGCCAAAATGATTTTGAACTGTGCCTATAACGCGCTTTCTGCCGTTTCCCGCCTGCCTTATGGCGAACTTGCCAAAGGCGAGGGGGTGATGACGGTGATTGAAAATGTTGTCGCCGAATGCCTGGCTGTTGCCAATGCGATCAATGTGGTGGTGCCGGGCGATGTTCAGGCCGCTGTTGCAGGCATTATTAAAACCATGCCCGCGCAATATTCCTCGACCGCGCAGGACCTGATGCGCGGCAAACCCAGCGAAATTGACTATTTGAACGGCTATATCGTGCGCAAGGGCGGCGCACTTGGTATTGCGACGCCCGCCAACCAGGTGCTTTATACCATGGTCAAGCTGCTTGAAATGCGGCCCGGGCAGGAAGGTACGGTTTGA
- a CDS encoding ROK family transcriptional regulator: MAKRPVIKDSDNPPGLENAGQILSLIATGKAVSRPELQAQTGLSRVTVTHRISALQAAGIIFESNDTRATGGRPSRIWAIRPGFGHVLVANIGETQIQLALLDATATMIGQSRIVRDPDIDFGPEGTLCQIADGFDALCKSHHKKLGQSVLLAIGLSLPAPVDYENCRVFGPSVLAGWEDFDIAGYFKTRFDVPVYGENDVNAMTLHQHRVHFPDDRDLVFVKVGTGIGSGIISQNRLLRGARGVAGDIGHIDASFSLPGKAPVQCRCGKTGCLEAHAAGWALARDLSVALPGKGAGNAPSLKTARDVMASFTASNPVARDLLAQGGAAIGAVLAGMISVLNPARIVIGGTLAAADDVLLIPIRDQVRKRCLPVASQDLVICRAQPAQQSELYGAALLALEGVFAPAHVEMMLTRFAKRATGIMV, encoded by the coding sequence GTGGCGAAACGCCCGGTCATAAAAGACTCCGATAATCCCCCGGGCCTTGAAAATGCCGGGCAGATTTTATCGCTGATTGCGACAGGAAAGGCCGTTTCGCGGCCTGAATTACAGGCGCAAACCGGGCTTTCGCGGGTTACGGTAACACACCGCATTTCCGCCCTGCAGGCGGCGGGAATTATTTTTGAAAGTAATGATACCCGCGCCACAGGGGGGCGTCCGTCCCGGATATGGGCGATCCGCCCGGGATTTGGGCATGTTCTGGTTGCCAATATTGGCGAAACGCAAATCCAGCTTGCCCTGCTTGATGCAACCGCCACCATGATTGGCCAAAGCCGGATTGTGCGTGATCCCGATATTGATTTCGGCCCGGAAGGCACCCTTTGCCAGATTGCCGATGGCTTTGATGCCTTGTGTAAATCGCATCACAAAAAACTTGGGCAAAGTGTGCTGCTGGCTATCGGCCTTAGCCTGCCTGCCCCGGTGGATTATGAAAATTGCCGGGTTTTTGGGCCGTCGGTTCTGGCAGGGTGGGAAGATTTTGATATTGCAGGTTATTTCAAAACCCGTTTCGATGTGCCGGTTTACGGCGAAAATGATGTTAATGCCATGACGCTGCATCAGCATCGTGTACATTTCCCCGATGATCGTGATCTGGTTTTTGTCAAGGTCGGCACGGGGATTGGCAGTGGTATTATCTCGCAAAACCGGCTGTTGCGCGGGGCGCGCGGGGTTGCGGGTGATATTGGCCATATTGATGCATCCTTTTCATTGCCAGGCAAAGCACCGGTCCAATGCCGTTGCGGTAAAACCGGGTGTCTGGAGGCCCATGCCGCGGGCTGGGCGCTGGCTCGTGATTTGTCGGTGGCATTGCCCGGCAAAGGGGCGGGCAATGCCCCATCTCTGAAAACAGCGCGCGATGTGATGGCATCATTTACGGCGAGCAACCCGGTTGCGCGCGACTTGCTGGCGCAGGGCGGGGCTGCGATAGGTGCGGTTCTTGCGGGAATGATCAGTGTTTTGAACCCCGCGCGGATCGTGATTGGCGGCACGCTGGCTGCTGCCGATGATGTTTTGCTGATCCCGATCCGTGATCAGGTGCGTAAACGCTGCCTGCCTGTTGCAAGCCAGGATTTGGTCATCTGCCGGGCGCAGCCCGCCCAGCAAAGCGAGCTTTATGGCGCGGCCCTGCTGGCGCTGGAGGGTGTTTTTGCACCGGCACATGTTGAAATGATGCTGACCCGCTTTGCCAAGCGTGCAACCGGTATTATGGTTTGA